In Balaenoptera musculus isolate JJ_BM4_2016_0621 chromosome 19, mBalMus1.pri.v3, whole genome shotgun sequence, one genomic interval encodes:
- the CCL22 gene encoding C-C motif chemokine 22, whose amino-acid sequence MASLQTPLLAALILLAMILQATEAGPYGANVEDSICCRDYIRHPLPLRLVKYYYWTSDSCRRPGVVLLTVRDREICADPRLPWVKKALQRLDQ is encoded by the exons ATGGCCAGCCTGCAGACCCCACTCCTGGCTGCCCTCATCCTCCTTGCTATGATACTTCAAGCAACAGAGGCAG GCCCCTACGGTGCCAACGTGGAGGACAGCATCTGCTGCCGGGACTACATCCGTCACCCCCTGCCCCTGCGTTTGGTGAAATATTACTACTGGACTTCGGACTCCTGCCGGAGGCCTGGCGTGGT CTTGCTAACCGTGAGGGACCGAGAGATCTGTGCTGATCCCAGACTGCCCTGGGTGAAGAAAGCTCTCCAGAGGCTGGACCAATGA
- the CX3CL1 gene encoding fractalkine isoform X2, translating to MRSQPITPPGALTRSLGAPQLLGNILRNSVTAHAPFLSPPTACLLPAGASEAEAEAEAVEPHYKPRQSSGSERTAPSPDEGPHARPGTPRTPSTMALLPLSRLLRLTALCHLIVLLAGQHLGVKKCNITCSKMTSEIPVARLVHYQRNQESCGKRAIILKTMKEKLFCADPQEKWVQKAMEHLDRKAAALAPNGGTFEKQIGVGEPRTSPATRGTDWSEASETKFTSDSSSQEAQRAFGTSPELPPEVADSRGTRSPSTSKTLDGGPERTELFNKAAVTTTTSWQSSTAYQPGADLEAEGKASEAPSTQAPSTQTPSTQTLPTQAPSTQAPSTQTLPTQTPSTQTLPTQAPSTQAPSTQAPTISHTVPEDNTGPEGQPGWIKGQHPTPENSLGSKEMGPTSAHTDAFMGPGSTSDVFVVPVSSEAAPSTDPLASGSWTPKVQEPIHATVDPQRLGVLITPIPDSQAATRRQAVGLLAFLGLLFCLGVAMFAYQSLQGCPHKMAGDMVEGLRYVPRSCGSNSYVLVPV from the exons ATGAGAAGCCAGCCCATTACCCCCCCAGGAGCCCTCACCCGGAGCCTGGGAGCGCCTCAGCTCCTTGGCAACATCCTAAGGAATTCAGTCACTGCACAcgctcccttcctctcccctcccaccgcCTGCCTGCTGCCTGCGGGGGCGAgcgaggcagaggcagaggcagaggcagtggAGCCCCATTATAAACCGCGGCAGAGCTCAGGCAGTGAGAGGACTGCACCGAGCCCCGACGAGGGCCCCCACGCCCGCCCCGGCACCCCCCGGACCCCCTCGACCATGGCTCTTCTGCCTCTCTCGCGGCTGCTCCGCTTGACTGCCCTCTGCCATCTGATCGTGCTGCTGGCTG GACAGCACCTTGGTGTGAAGAAGTGTAACATCACGTGCAGCAAAATGACCTCGGAGATCCCCGTGGCTCGTCTAGTTCACTACCAACGAAATCAAGAATCATGCGGCAAACGTGCCATCAT CCTGAAGACCATGAAGGAAAAATTATTCTGTGCTGACCCACAGGAGAAATGGGTCCAGAAAGCCATGGAGCATCTAGACCGCAAGGCTGCTGCTCTGGCTCCAAATGGCGGCACATTCGAGAAGCAAATCGGCGTGGGTGAGCCCAGGACCAGCCCAGCCACCAGGGGCACGGACTGGTCTGAGGCCTCAGAGACCAAATTCACAAGCGACAGCAGTAGCCAGGAGGCACAGAGGGCCTTCGGGACTTCCCCAGAACTGCCACCAGAAGTGGCTGATTCCAGGGGGACCAGGTCCCCCTCCACTTCAAAGACTCTGGATGGAGGGCCCGAGAGAACTGAGCTTTTCAACAAGGCTGCCGTCACCACCACCACGTCTTGGCAGAGTTCTACCGCCTACCAACCTGGGGCAGACCTCGAGGCTGAGGGGAAAGCCTCTGAGGCCCCCTCCACCCAGGCCCCCTCCACCCAGACCCCCTCCACCCAGaccctccccacccaggccccctccacccaggccccctccacccagaccctccccacccagaccccctccacccagaccctccccacccaggcccccTCCACCCAGGCCCCCTCCACCCAGGCCCCCACTATTTCACACACAGTCCCAGAGGACAACACTGGGCCCGAAGGCCAACCTGGGTGGATCAAGGGACAGCACCCCACGCCAGAGAACTCTCTAGGGTCCAAAGAAATGGGTCCCACTTCAGCTCACACGGACGCTTTCATGGGGCCTGGCAGCACGTCTGATGTCTTCGTGGTCCCTGTATCCTCTGAAGCGGCCCCCAGCACGGATCCACTGGCCTCTGGCAGCTGGACCCCCAAGGTCCAGGAGCCCATTCACGCCACCGTGGACCCCCAGAGGCTGGGTGTCCTCATCACTCCCATCCCCGACTCCCAGGCAGCCACCCGAAGGCAGGCAGTGGGGCTGTTGGCCTTCCTCGGTCTCCTCTTCTGCCTGGGGGTGGCCATGTTTGCCTACCAGAGCCTTCAGGGCTGCCCCCACAAGATGGCAGGAGACATGGTGGAGGGGCTTCGCTACGTTCCCCGGAGCTGTGGCAGTAACTCGTACGTCCTGGTGCCAGTGTGA
- the CX3CL1 gene encoding fractalkine isoform X3: MKEKLFCADPQEKWVQKAMEHLDRKAAALAPNGGTFEKQIGVGEPRTSPATRGTDWSEASETKFTSDSSSQEAQRAFGTSPELPPEVADSRGTRSPSTSKTLDGGPERTELFNKAAVTTTTSWQSSTAYQPGADLEAEGKASEAPSTQAPSTQTPSTQTLPTQAPSTQAPSTQTLPTQTPSTQTLPTQAPSTQAPSTQAPTISHTVPEDNTGPEGQPGWIKGQHPTPENSLGSKEMGPTSAHTDAFMGPGSTSDVFVVPVSSEAAPSTDPLASGSWTPKVQEPIHATVDPQRLGVLITPIPDSQAATRRQAVGLLAFLGLLFCLGVAMFAYQSLQGCPHKMAGDMVEGLRYVPRSCGSNSYVLVPV, encoded by the coding sequence ATGAAGGAAAAATTATTCTGTGCTGACCCACAGGAGAAATGGGTCCAGAAAGCCATGGAGCATCTAGACCGCAAGGCTGCTGCTCTGGCTCCAAATGGCGGCACATTCGAGAAGCAAATCGGCGTGGGTGAGCCCAGGACCAGCCCAGCCACCAGGGGCACGGACTGGTCTGAGGCCTCAGAGACCAAATTCACAAGCGACAGCAGTAGCCAGGAGGCACAGAGGGCCTTCGGGACTTCCCCAGAACTGCCACCAGAAGTGGCTGATTCCAGGGGGACCAGGTCCCCCTCCACTTCAAAGACTCTGGATGGAGGGCCCGAGAGAACTGAGCTTTTCAACAAGGCTGCCGTCACCACCACCACGTCTTGGCAGAGTTCTACCGCCTACCAACCTGGGGCAGACCTCGAGGCTGAGGGGAAAGCCTCTGAGGCCCCCTCCACCCAGGCCCCCTCCACCCAGACCCCCTCCACCCAGaccctccccacccaggccccctccacccaggccccctccacccagaccctccccacccagaccccctccacccagaccctccccacccaggcccccTCCACCCAGGCCCCCTCCACCCAGGCCCCCACTATTTCACACACAGTCCCAGAGGACAACACTGGGCCCGAAGGCCAACCTGGGTGGATCAAGGGACAGCACCCCACGCCAGAGAACTCTCTAGGGTCCAAAGAAATGGGTCCCACTTCAGCTCACACGGACGCTTTCATGGGGCCTGGCAGCACGTCTGATGTCTTCGTGGTCCCTGTATCCTCTGAAGCGGCCCCCAGCACGGATCCACTGGCCTCTGGCAGCTGGACCCCCAAGGTCCAGGAGCCCATTCACGCCACCGTGGACCCCCAGAGGCTGGGTGTCCTCATCACTCCCATCCCCGACTCCCAGGCAGCCACCCGAAGGCAGGCAGTGGGGCTGTTGGCCTTCCTCGGTCTCCTCTTCTGCCTGGGGGTGGCCATGTTTGCCTACCAGAGCCTTCAGGGCTGCCCCCACAAGATGGCAGGAGACATGGTGGAGGGGCTTCGCTACGTTCCCCGGAGCTGTGGCAGTAACTCGTACGTCCTGGTGCCAGTGTGA
- the CX3CL1 gene encoding fractalkine isoform X1 produces the protein MILPPLWASVCPFVPMKLGWIILSAGICCTEPLLFARLHAGLGGYFDEQGPPGVGALRVTAHAPFLSPPTACLLPAGASEAEAEAEAVEPHYKPRQSSGSERTAPSPDEGPHARPGTPRTPSTMALLPLSRLLRLTALCHLIVLLAGQHLGVKKCNITCSKMTSEIPVARLVHYQRNQESCGKRAIILKTMKEKLFCADPQEKWVQKAMEHLDRKAAALAPNGGTFEKQIGVGEPRTSPATRGTDWSEASETKFTSDSSSQEAQRAFGTSPELPPEVADSRGTRSPSTSKTLDGGPERTELFNKAAVTTTTSWQSSTAYQPGADLEAEGKASEAPSTQAPSTQTPSTQTLPTQAPSTQAPSTQTLPTQTPSTQTLPTQAPSTQAPSTQAPTISHTVPEDNTGPEGQPGWIKGQHPTPENSLGSKEMGPTSAHTDAFMGPGSTSDVFVVPVSSEAAPSTDPLASGSWTPKVQEPIHATVDPQRLGVLITPIPDSQAATRRQAVGLLAFLGLLFCLGVAMFAYQSLQGCPHKMAGDMVEGLRYVPRSCGSNSYVLVPV, from the exons ATGATTCtgccccctctctgggcttcagtttgccCATTTGTCCCTATGAAGTTGGGCTGGATCATTCTTTCAGCAGGCATTTGCTGTACGGAGCCCCTACTGTTTGCCAGGCTGCATGCTGGGCTCGGAGGATACTTCGATGAACAAGGTCCCCCAGGTGTTGGGGCTTTAAGAG TCACTGCACAcgctcccttcctctcccctcccaccgcCTGCCTGCTGCCTGCGGGGGCGAgcgaggcagaggcagaggcagaggcagtggAGCCCCATTATAAACCGCGGCAGAGCTCAGGCAGTGAGAGGACTGCACCGAGCCCCGACGAGGGCCCCCACGCCCGCCCCGGCACCCCCCGGACCCCCTCGACCATGGCTCTTCTGCCTCTCTCGCGGCTGCTCCGCTTGACTGCCCTCTGCCATCTGATCGTGCTGCTGGCTG GACAGCACCTTGGTGTGAAGAAGTGTAACATCACGTGCAGCAAAATGACCTCGGAGATCCCCGTGGCTCGTCTAGTTCACTACCAACGAAATCAAGAATCATGCGGCAAACGTGCCATCAT CCTGAAGACCATGAAGGAAAAATTATTCTGTGCTGACCCACAGGAGAAATGGGTCCAGAAAGCCATGGAGCATCTAGACCGCAAGGCTGCTGCTCTGGCTCCAAATGGCGGCACATTCGAGAAGCAAATCGGCGTGGGTGAGCCCAGGACCAGCCCAGCCACCAGGGGCACGGACTGGTCTGAGGCCTCAGAGACCAAATTCACAAGCGACAGCAGTAGCCAGGAGGCACAGAGGGCCTTCGGGACTTCCCCAGAACTGCCACCAGAAGTGGCTGATTCCAGGGGGACCAGGTCCCCCTCCACTTCAAAGACTCTGGATGGAGGGCCCGAGAGAACTGAGCTTTTCAACAAGGCTGCCGTCACCACCACCACGTCTTGGCAGAGTTCTACCGCCTACCAACCTGGGGCAGACCTCGAGGCTGAGGGGAAAGCCTCTGAGGCCCCCTCCACCCAGGCCCCCTCCACCCAGACCCCCTCCACCCAGaccctccccacccaggccccctccacccaggccccctccacccagaccctccccacccagaccccctccacccagaccctccccacccaggcccccTCCACCCAGGCCCCCTCCACCCAGGCCCCCACTATTTCACACACAGTCCCAGAGGACAACACTGGGCCCGAAGGCCAACCTGGGTGGATCAAGGGACAGCACCCCACGCCAGAGAACTCTCTAGGGTCCAAAGAAATGGGTCCCACTTCAGCTCACACGGACGCTTTCATGGGGCCTGGCAGCACGTCTGATGTCTTCGTGGTCCCTGTATCCTCTGAAGCGGCCCCCAGCACGGATCCACTGGCCTCTGGCAGCTGGACCCCCAAGGTCCAGGAGCCCATTCACGCCACCGTGGACCCCCAGAGGCTGGGTGTCCTCATCACTCCCATCCCCGACTCCCAGGCAGCCACCCGAAGGCAGGCAGTGGGGCTGTTGGCCTTCCTCGGTCTCCTCTTCTGCCTGGGGGTGGCCATGTTTGCCTACCAGAGCCTTCAGGGCTGCCCCCACAAGATGGCAGGAGACATGGTGGAGGGGCTTCGCTACGTTCCCCGGAGCTGTGGCAGTAACTCGTACGTCCTGGTGCCAGTGTGA